The Rhododendron vialii isolate Sample 1 chromosome 3a, ASM3025357v1 nucleotide sequence GGACATGTCGTGATCTCTAGACGCCCTTGATGGGATTACTTATCAGTTATCGCTATCGCACCCTCACATGTATTCAAGTTCTTTTTCACAATTCCATAAGCTAAAGCAATAttcttttggaaattgatttacactcttcttctttttttgtacaaatatttctatttttctcctttagCACTTGAATTTACCAAATAGTCTttgaaataatatacttttcATAAATTACTGGAACTATTTAGTAAATTCACGtgttaaaaatgacacaaaagaGGGTTTGCGTCAAGAAGGGTAGTGGTGTAAATCAATTTCCTACTCTTTTATATGtaatccttttcttttatttattggcCTTTTATATGTAAGCTttcaggtatatatatagaacatgaatttaggagagagagagagagagagagagagagagagagagagagagagagagagagaggagaggagaagaaggcGCTAACAAAAAAAGGCTTATATTATTGTAATTTGTCACAAAAAGGTAACTCAAACAAGACAAAGTAAAACATACAAAACGAAGAGATCAAGTAACATCAAAAATTTTAACCACCAACCggtaatcaaaacaaaatttccttcgttcttttcttcttcttctggccAGATGCACGTTTTTCCCTTCCCATGTACATTTTCGACGCCTTAGTTCAAGACCAAAGCAACAAATGACAAAATCGAAGCTCCGACGAAACCAAACACCGGCAAGGCAGTGGCGGCATCGCTGACGGGTCCCGGTGCGGGAGCCGAGACCTGGGCGAGGGCCCCACCCATGGCGGCGGCGGAGATGAGGGCGGCACAAGCGATCTTCTTCATGTCCATGGTGAAATTTATTTGGAGGGCAAAAGTGAGATTTTTAATTTCACTGAAACCCGCCTTTGGAGATGAAGAAAGATGTAGCTCTCTTGCTTGATGCAGACCTGAAGGAAAATGGAAAGGGCGGTAAAGGTTTTTATAGGAAGAATTAGGGCTATTCTTGGAAATGTGGTGGTTTTTAGATATATGGTTTTGCATGGGATTCGGGTTGGCTTGTTTTTGGGTACGTAGGAATTAATGCATGGCCCCATTAATTACGGGTTGTGAGTAATTTATGGAGGCAGTTTTGCTAATCTGGTTGACAAGGTCAAATCTATAATTAATCACATGATGACATATGATGGTCTAATTACTGATGCTTTGGTGATCATTTCTGAGAAATTATATTTTGGATACCATTTGATGTGTTACCATATTAGTGGTAGAATGTGCCACATTTATTCTGTAGTGCACATTCTATCAATGCAACGATGACATCTCACATAATATCCAAAATGTGGTATTCGGGCATGGTCATCATAGCATTGCTTATTCCCTCTTATTCACCCATATCTACGTTAAAAAACAATCCCTCATTCTTAACAAATCCCTTCTTATAAATAGGATATCCAACCCACCCTCCATatctctatttatttattttttaaagaatcagGTTACTCAAATCCATCCTCCAAATCCTCGTCCAGTTTGAAGGATGAATTTTGGTAGTATAAATATGGAGATTTTAAACTTAGAAAAGAACAAACTCCAAAATATCAGGCCTTGATCACCCAGCCAACATCTTGGgatttatatataataataatagtacataatcactctctccgtcccttggTTTGCTCGCCTTTCTTTTTTGGGCTTTTCCAAATTGGAGTATTTGCAACTTTCCCAAATTTAAGAGAGAATTGATTttgctacttcttttttttattaatgtcactctcattctctcacaaaacaaattttCTAATCAAAACACAAAGGAAGTTgtattaacaaaaaggggagtggcaaaatcactctccATTTAAACCACCAAAAGCCAAAGTTTCAATTTTACCCATTTATATCACAAATAATTAAAGTTAATACTTTAGTGTTGTAATGGgtacttttgaaaatttaaagaCTTTTCAATTCAAAGTATTCAAGTAAATAAATGGGGAGTTCCTgtaatgaacaaacaaattgagacaaatgaagtaggggtgagcatggatcggattggtctggttttatagtaattcaataaccaaaccactacttacggattatgaatttagagaaccaaaccaatccataaaattcataaaaccaaaccaatccaaaccattcaaaggcggtttggtttcgattttaaaccacggttcgtttaaaattgagatatcattactataaactattttaagtacttaaaattgcttagataacttaaactaaaagttatattgaaattaatatattaaaatcatcaaaactcactaacatcaatcaactaaataagaatagaatacattagaaagtaagttaccgagataaaagagtaggaaatcactttactaagcccaaaccatgtatgtttagcgtaatgaaattgtaggaataagaagtttaggaaattaatattgaaagtgaaagaaaagaatagggtggtggaatagagtattagataaggaaattaagtttattaagtatatctaaacaaattatatactatatgtgtgtgtgtctatcacacggttcggattggtttggaaccagaactattaacgtaaatccataaaccaaaccatttaacacggtttttattttttttaaatcaagacctaaccacatcattaaaaaaccaaaccaaattattcggtttggattggtttgaactgtattcacggtttcatggttattttgctcacccctaaaaTGAAGTATTATAtgcatagttctgaataccgtttcggacagagTACCGATTTTTCTActagtacggtacgtaccggtaccggttaGGTatcgggtaccgtttcggatttaccgcaactacaatatatataataattatatataattataattcaaaaaaatcccccatatcatacaatttatcataaaatatctctagtcccacattgcttagttacaaaactcttttccactttaaattACTTTGtacactagtgaacttgtgaatgagaacccaataagaggtttCGCGCGCTCGgaaaaatgtgccgtggccgaagacaatttggaaaaactgattcggaaaccaattaaccgggtgcgcgtcacgggttattcgcgcgcagggggggtgcaaatcccggattttttttttttttttttggggttaagaTAACCTAAAGAAATTAACATGAccggaacaaaacaaaaaaaaaaacgatgcaAAATCTCGGCCGGAATTTCCGGTACTGGCCGGTATTTTCCGAGATgaccggtaccggccggtattgACCGATATTTGGTCCGGAACGGTATTGGGGAGTTAGGGTACCGATTTCTCTGAaatccggtacgtaccggccggtacggtacgGAATTAATAACATTGATTATATGTGCTATTATGACATTCTCAAAGTACGGAAATAGAGGTAATCCCACCTCTCATCTCCACATCtttcttcccttctttcttGTTCACCCGACAAATGGGCCGTCAAATGTCATGTAGCAGTTGTTGGGTTGGGCTCTCAGGCCATAGGCGGCCCTCACATGGGTTGTTGTGGAGGGCCCAGTTTTAACGCTTGACGAGATATACAGAGGAGATTTTATACGTATCGAACGGCGGCTTTGCGGGATTCAgaaagaaggaaggaaggaagagcGGCGGCGGCAATGGCGACAACGAAAGCTGTCGGAAAGCGGAGGCGTAGTAAGACCGGAGGGGAGCTAGAATTGTTCTACTCCCTTATCCCTGAGCAGCACGGAAGAACTATTTGCTTTCGTGCTGCTCGATCTTCTGCACTTGCGATTGATTTCTACTGTATTCcagttgatgatgatgatgattctCCTCAACCGTCGTACGGTGCGCCACCGAAACGTATTGTCCCGTTCTATAGTAGCACTAACATATCCGGGTCGTCCAGCTTTGCCGCGGTGGATAAATCCATGTACTGCGTCGGTGGCCACAAGATGAACGGCAAGGGGGAAGAAACCTCCGCCATCTACCGTTTCGACACCACCGGTAACAATAGCGGTTCTTGGCTTCGTAACTCGTTCGACATGCGTTGCCCCAGAGTGGCCCCGAGCACCATAGTCATGGACGGGAAGCTCTTCGTCATAGGCAGTCAGGTGGTTTCTGATGGTGCTCCGTTGGTTGAAGTTTTCGATCCTTCCTCTAAATACTCTCTCATTGTAGTATCACCACCTCCGCCTGAATCCATTCGCGAAAGCATGCTCTTTGTGACTGCAGCCCTTCCTGATAGAAACCAGATTTTGGTGGCTTGCACACATGCGAATTTCGCTTATCTGCTTGAGGTCAAGACTGGAGCTTGGGCACAGTTCGATCACAATGTCGACTTTGCTGATACCAGCGGTGAAGCAGCCGTTGTTCTGAAAACCACTATGTGTTGGTATAACGATAGGCTTCGCATGCTCATGGCCTACGATTTGAATCTCAAAACGTGGTTTAAAACCTCTGTAAAGGACTTGAAGAGGGTCGGCAGGCGATTGAAGGATGCAAACGGAAACTATAATTTCTCTTTGTTCCCTCTGGATGAAAACCACCTCTGCTTGCTTTGGGCTGATCATGTTACTCCATGCCTCCTTCATTGTACCAAAGTTAGCGTTTCCTTATCGCACGACAGATTTTGTGCCGCTGTTGCCTCCTCCCGATCTTATGTGCTAAGAGATAAATCGCACTTCATCGATGGCCTTCGATTTGAATCTCAAAACGTGGTTTAAAACCTTGATAAAGGACTTGAAGAGGGTCGGCAGGACATTGAAAGATGTAAACCGAAACTATAATTTCTGTTTGTTCCCTCTGGATGAAAACCACCTCTGCTTGCTTTGGGCCAATCATGTTACTCCATTCCCCCTTCATTGTACCAAAGTTAGCGTTTCCTTAACGCATGATAGATTTTGTGCCGCTGTTGCATCCTCCCGATCTTATGTGCTGAGAGATAAATCGCACTTCATCGATGGCCTCCTCCTGCGAGTACTTACTTTTCTCCGCTTTTGGCTTTCCTTATTCTCTAACCTTCATATAATGCCATGTATTAACTTGGCCTAACTAAGACCCATGAATGCATAATGGAATTCAACTCCAACAATCTCATTTACTAATACCAAATATGACTACAGTGAACAGTTTTTAAGATGAAAACAGGTTTCTTGATGCAGCCTTCGCTCATGAAAGGCTTCCAAGCCCAGTTATACATTATTTAAGCACGCAATAGATGTTTAGTTGCATTTGGAATGTGTCCAAGAAGGATACCATCACATGGCCTGAAAAGTAGATTGTCCATAAGGGGAAACTAAATACATTTGGTACCATCCTGTCCATACAATTTTTACCTGGAATGAAATTGCGTGTTCGCTAGTTGTCTATCTGATTTTGTGTTGAACTTGGTTGATGCATCTTCCTTATGCAAGTTTTGGTGTTCTGGTTGTAGAGATGACATGTTGACAGCAGAGGATCGAAGGGGGTACATCCAGAGAGTTTGGGGGAGAGAGGAGTTCACCGAAAATATTCCAACAAAATCTTCGCACTCCCAGTTAACTAGCAATCTGTGCCAGTTAACTAGCAATCTGTGCCCTCCTCTTTTTACGTCTTTCTTTTGGTTCTTGATGAACTAACACACTATAATTGTAAGACCAAGCATGGATTTGCTATCCAACATGCATAGAGAATGGGCCATTGACCTTTTTTGTGCATCCTAGGGGAAACATCCTTTCTTTTAATGCATCAATGCAGTAATCTCGTGTACAGAAGTTGTGGTTTGAGCACTTTTTTCCATTTAAAATGTCATCTAATCGTGAATTATCGGTTGCTTCACTGAATGAAAGTGGGAGTTGGTCTGCTCTACCGAGTGTGCTGGCATAATCAGATGTCAGTGGCTGGCTCCTAGACCGTTGCATTATTAATTTTGGTTGAAGTTGCATGTAAGATATGGGGAAGCTAATTAGTGGTTAAAGAGTTCATGTACGTCTACTGGAAAATGTTACGACCAGCAACTGTGGATCTGGTAACGGTAACAGATTGCAGAATGGCAGTTCTATAACAGATTGCAAAGGGTCAATTTGGTGGAGCAAAGGGAATATGCAGCGGCTTAATGGTTACTAGTATCGAGCATCGAGAATCCTTCAATCTGATGTTTTTGTATCTCGGTCTGCAACTCCTTTTTCGTGTGTCTTGGTTGAATTTGTGGGAACATCTTATGTATTTAGCAATCTGATGTTTTTGTACCTCGGTCATTGCTGGACATGCACGATTTCCCTATTCGTACCATTCTCTTAGCTTATACTTGGTTTATCTACCGTAGATGTGTATTTGATGAAACTGAATGCATTTCGAGCTTTGAAAATCTCATTCCTGGATTGGTACCTCAATTGGTATTAGCGCTGTTAAGATTACACACACGCATTCATCAGGTGTCATGAGGTATCGAATAAATCGCATCAGCTTATACGTCTTTTCTCGACGACAGACAACAGTGGTCCTAGATAATTTGCCACGCCCTTATCATTGatcttgttttctttgcttCTTTGCTTAACGGCTAAACGTTCCTCCTGCTAAACAGTGCCACCTTTGGCTGCTAGTCAGTAGTCTTCAGGTGAATTGGTAGTGTTTTTCATCCTCCACTCTTTGTGCATTCTCACCATGCGTATATATAGCTGAATGAGAATGGGAATCTTTAatgttactttctttcttttttgttgccaaaattgtatacatcagcgagGGTGAGCggggtgttagtatgttagtccaCAGGAGTTCAAAAACTGTTCATAACCTTGAATACCAAGTTCCCAACAAATCCTCGTGGGGGTCGAACCTCCGCCACTACTGTGGGGAGGGTAAGAAAGCCAGCTGTGCTAGCCTGGCTTCTCAATGTTACAGGGTTGGTACGCCAAGTTTATGATGTTCTTAGGTGAACCTTTATGTTTGATGGCGTGGCAGGATGagattggattggtttggtttggaggaaagatttttggttttttcaacTCTCGCGGGCGGAaggaatttttttctctatcctCATCAAACATCTTTTTTGAGCCTTTCTGAtcaaacatctctctctctctctctctctctctctctctctctctctctctctctctctctctctctctctcttttacttGTATAAACTCTTTCCTACTCTCACACCCACTTGCATTCTTGAGAAATGACGCAAGTTAACATCTTCAAGGCTTTCGTGATTGCCTTTTTCATTCCCGTCGTCTTTTCTGCTGCCACCGCCGCCGATAGCGCAATGTCTCTGGTGGTTGTTGGGTCCAGGCTTCGTGTACATAAGGCACCTGCTCCGGGACAGGATGCCGGACCCGCCTTCTCGCTGCCGGTTTCCACCGCTATTGTTGCTGGTTTCCACCGCTATTGTTGCTTCTGGCTCTTTTGAGGCACTGAATTCTGATTTGAGAAAGTTTGGGATATTGGAATTTGTTATGGAATGAGGCCACCCAATTACATGTTTCTTATGTCTCGGGTTTGATGGGAACTATGGAGTTGTAATGAGGTATGTGGAAGCAGTCTTTCAATATACTATCGTGGAATTATGTTTGAGGTTTTGGTTGGTTTCTCTTTAAAAGTGAGATGGATGAACCCATTAAATGTAAAAATcacttcttcattttttttttctttttttgagtaACAAGGATAGAAGGAGGAGATTAGAGTTGCAATCTCCTTTTGCTATAACATGTTCAGTCAATGAGCCACTCAAAGCTAGCACACCCATTGAAGGAGCCAAACTCACTAAAGGGTCCTTTCGGAGTAACACCTACCATGAGAGAGTACTCCGTTACCGTAGTCCCACCAATATGCAAGCTCGACAAATGATTCGCATTACACAGCATCTGATTCACAGGGACTAGTGGCCGTGTGTTGTTGAGGGAGTTTCACCGTCACACCACTTGCCATCTCAGCAAGCACCTCCCGCGGTATGTAAAAATCACTTGAAACAATCGCTAATTGTAAATGCCTTTCTCCGcttaaaaaaatgaagcaaatatGAAACGTTCATAGAAGTAATGACATTTTCCTAAAACCAGCAGTTATTGACAAAGAAAATTATGAAAgtactttttttcttctctcattcTAGTATTCACTACTATTAACTGATGATTTGTTATCTACAATATCCATTCAACCTCCCAAATTTGCATATACATCTGAAATAGAATAGGAATGGAAATTTAATTCCACCATCCCTTCGTAATGTTATCTATATTCGATTCTATGCCTACAAAGACAACTTAGTTTACGAGGCAGCACCTTTGGACTCCTGAACGTCCAACTCATGCTCTGCTACCATAATACAAGAATCGGCTTCCAATGGCGACCCCAAAACGTTTCTTTCCTTGGGTGGAGAATTCAGCATTTCTGTCGTGCACTGTACATCGGGGGTTATGCCAACTTGATCTATGTCATGAAGTGCCGGCGATAAATACTTTGCTACCGTGACGAACAGAGCAGATCCATCATGGAGCTCCGTAACACTCTGCAGTCACCCCAAGAACAGAAAAAGTATGTTGAGGGACTATCAGAGTTATCAGTGTTTGAAGTCCTAGAATTAACAGCTGTGGCTACAAAAGTAAGCACCATTAGGTATTGTTTGTTGCGACCAACCGGAGTCATCTTTGGGTTCCACATTTCCTATCCTAGATGAAATAAGGATTctaatacattaaaatatgtaTCTAAAATTGCACTCTTGCAACATAAGCTAAAGGGAAATTTGTTGTTCTTCAAAGTGACCAGTGATCCACTCATGAGCTGTAGCGATGGCCAATGCTATCTTCAAGTTCATCGTAAGCCGGGGGTTGAGCAGTGTCATCACTTCTTTTCCTctagggaagtggtgttggCATGGTTTGAGTCAAGATAATTAGCTTCTCCAAAACTAAAATGGAAGAGGCGGGA carries:
- the LOC131320809 gene encoding uncharacterized protein LOC131320809, with the protein product MATTKAVGKRRRSKTGGELELFYSLIPEQHGRTICFRAARSSALAIDFYCIPVDDDDDSPQPSYGAPPKRIVPFYSSTNISGSSSFAAVDKSMYCVGGHKMNGKGEETSAIYRFDTTGNNSGSWLRNSFDMRCPRVAPSTIVMDGKLFVIGSQVVSDGAPLVEVFDPSSKYSLIVVSPPPPESIRESMLFVTAALPDRNQILVACTHANFAYLLEVKTGAWAQFDHNVDFADTSGEAAVVLKTTMCWYNDRLRMLMAYDLNLKTWFKTSVKDLKRVGRRLKDANGNYNFSLFPLDENHLCLLWADHVTPCLLHCTKVSVSLSHDRFCAAVASSRSYVLRDKSHFIDGLRFESQNVV